Sequence from the Ziziphus jujuba cultivar Dongzao chromosome 9, ASM3175591v1 genome:
TTGTTCTATAGCCACATTTTTAATAAACAGATTACccaccaaaattttaaattttcaatcaccttttaaaaaactattcaaaaaaaattttgattttaattttttaaaagttttcggGTGTGAGTGTTTTCCTTTCATAAGACCATATCAGACAAATAAATTCTCCTACCATTCAGAACAATGTGTTTTTATACATCCTTGCATGGCACCCTCTTCACGAGATCTCTTTTCAAACCAATAGATAAGTCTTTGCACTCCTTTATTATCTGATAAATCCAATACTACTCTCTCACGGGTCTTATCATTAATCTCTCCACCTTTTACCTCTTGTTTACCTTCCAAAAATCTGACTAGGTCCACTGCTCCATCTTTTTACATCCCAAGTCCCAACCTCCCTTCTCATTCACCATCTCATCCTACTCCCCTGTTGACCACAATACCTATCACAGCACCTATACCTGCTGCACTGTCTCCCAACCCGATTCCTCGGCATACTATGGTCACTCGTTCCAAAtcaggaatttaaaaaaaaaagaaagcttttGCCTGTGCTCTTGATCCTCAACAGGAACCAACTACAACTTTTCAAGCTCTCCGCTCTCCTCACTGGACCCGTACCATGGAAGAAGAAATGCATGCTTTGTCCAAAAATAACACTTGGACTTTAGtgccaacaacaacaaccatgAATATTCCGAATCAAGGGACATCCTGATGGCTCTATTCAGAGGTACAAAGCAAGTCTTATAGCCAAGGGATTTGATCAAAATACAGGTGTTGATTTCAAAAAAACATTCAGCCCGGTGGTCAAACCAACAACCATTCGAGTGGTTCTTTCTCTTGCCCTTGCTTGTGGTTGGTCTACAAGGCAAATAGATATAAACAATGCCTTTCTAAATGGTGTACTCTTAGAGGATGTATACATGAAGCAGCCTGATGGATTCTGAGACAAGGAACATCCAGATTATGTATGCAAGCTTCATAAATCTCTTTACAGATTGAAACAAGCACCACGTGCTTGGTTTGAAAGATTGAAATCCTCACTCCTTAAATTGGGTTTTCAAAACTCCAAGATGGATACTTCATTGTTCATTCTCCGCACAAAGGCCGGCACTTTATGGGTCCTtatttatgttgatgacatactagTCATTGGTTCATCATTCTCACTGATTCACTGGTTCATATCTCATCTTGATAAATCTTTTTCCTTAAAGGATCTTGGCCCTTTGTCTTATTTTTTAGGTATTGAAGTTGTTCGGAATGACACAGGACTTCACTTATCACAAACAAAGTACATCGCAGatcttcttcaccaagtttacATGTCTTCTTGCAACTCAAGTCCAACTCTAGCAAGTGTTGGTACTCATTTAAGCAAGTCTGTTGGTGGTCTTTTCAAAAATGTCCATCTCTATCGTAGCACTATTGGGATGCTTCAATATCTGACTATCACAAGACTTGAGATTAGTTTCATTATAAATAAACTCAGCCAATTCATGCATCAGCCCACTGATGTCCATTGGGCAGCTTGTAAAAAGGTGCTTCGATATTTGCAAGGGACTAAAACTTTGGGATTACAATTGCATGTCTCTCCTCAGCCCATGTTATATGGGTTTACAGATGTTGTTTGGGCTTCTGATGTAGATGATCGTCTCTCCACAAGCAGCTACTACATTTTTCTTGGCAAAAATCTTATTTCTTGgtcttcaaaaaaacaaaatgttataGCATGGTCAAGCACCGAATCCGAGTATCGACAACTTGGTAATGGTGCAGCTGAGCTTCAATGGTTGCAGCATTTGTTACAAGATTTGAATGTTCAAATCCAAGGCATCCCTATTTTATGGTGTGACAACATCAGTGCTGGTTATCTAGCTTCCAATCCAGTCCAGCATCAAAGGACTAAACACATAGAGATTGACATTCATTTTGTACGAGATCGTGTTGTCCAGAAGCAACTATGTGTTCGTTATGTTCCTAGCTCCCAGCAACTAGCTGACATCTTAACTAAAGTGCTTCCTACTGCTCAATTCCTATATCTCTGGTCCGAGCTCAATCTCACACCTATACCGTTTCGCTTGAGGGGGGATGATAATCAGTAGCAATCAACAACAACTGTAGTTAGTTAGTTATTCTTGTATATCTGTAACAACTACATGTTTATCTTAGAGATAATTCTTATCATCTTGTTATCATATAGTTAGGAGCCTTATATAAATACCTTCACAGTGATAAATGGAAATCATCTGAGTAAATCATATTATTCCAACCTTTTTCACACTGGAACAACTACACAGGGAGCAGTTAGGGTCTCCTATTCTTGGTCTTTGATGAATAAGGGTCTTTAGGTGGAGGACTTTCGAGGCTAGCctccataaaaataatttaacctGTCATGAAGTTTTGCAGATCAAATTTCCTTCAAAAGGGTTTCTCTGGTTTCTTGATTGGTGGCAAGGTAACTTTTCACGGAAAATCTCCCATTAATGGTACTTGTCCAAAACAGCTTGTTCTTCGTGGATGGCCCGTGAGTACTTGTCCAAAACAGCTTGTCCTTCGCGGAGGGCCCATGAATGTCTACTCTGCTGATGGCTTTTATTGTCTCTTGGTCACATAGCTCCTGAAGCTTAGAACCATCCCAGCCTATAGAAATTGGATCCAAAAGATTAGCCACTCTTATAGCTTGTGAGTTGTCTGCACCTTCTTTTAGTTTAGGAGTCTTGCCAATGACGCCTGGAATCTAAGGATCATTCGAAGGGTCTACTGACCAACCATTGCCAATTTTATAGCAGGAGCCTTTTTTAATGACTTCTCTTGAACTGAAAATGCTTTTCCAGATGGAGTCTCCAGCTTTGTGTTTGCATTCGAAGAACCActtgttgcttaaatatttagCTCTTCAGAGGCGTGTCCACAGGCTATCCTCTCCTTTGGCTATTTTCCACCCTAGTTTTGCTAGGAGGGCCGTAttgatgtttttaaattttctaaatcCAAGACCATCAAAAGCCTTAGGCTTACATATACTCCTCCCCTCCTTGAATAAAGAACACCATTTGAGATCTCCATCTCCTAAAAGCCCCTGATCCTGATGGTTTTTCAGGAGTGTTTTATAGGACCTATTGGGATACAGTAAAAGCCCAAGTTATAAAGATGATTCAGGAACTTTTAGGACTAAGACTATCTCGAGAGGaatcaacaaaacaaaataatgataGTCTTAATCCCGAAAACTAAACATGCTAGAGACTTCAACCACTTTCGGCCTATTAGTCTCTGTAATTTCAGCTACAAGATAGTGGCAAAAATAATTGCTACTAGATTAAGGCCTATTCTTCCCAAAATAGTCTCTCCAAACCAAGGGGCCTTCTTAGCGGGAAGATGGATCACAGAAAACACAGTGGTAGCACATGAATTGACTCATAAAGTTTACAAGCATAAAGGGAAGAATAGGCTAATACTAATCAAAATTGATGTGAAAAAAAGCTTATGACAGCCTAGAATCGACGTTCATCACTAAGGGCCTGAAACTGTGGGGTTTTTCTGAAGATGTTAGAAGAGTGATTTTCAGCTGCATAAGCTCAGTGGAGTTTAACTTACTCATTAATGACAGCAAGGCTGACACAATTGTTCCAGAAAGAGGGATTCGCCAAGCAAACCCTCTCTCCTCGTTCATCTTCATCCTGCgttctaaaattttatcaagACTCATGGAagctaataaaaatatccaaggTATCAAAATTAGCAGGGAAGCTCCGACGATTTCCCATCTCTTCTATGTGAACAACATCCTGGTTTCCCGTTGAGCCAACATTCAAAATGCGAAGGAGATTGGCAAAGTACTAAATTCCTATAATCTTTGGTCCGGCCAAGTGCCAAACTTAAATAAGTCTCAAATTCTTTTCTCTAAAAATACTCCTGGATTTACTAAGAAACTTATAAAAGATATCTCAGGCTTTAAAGAAATGAAAGCAGGTGCCTTATATCTTAGAAACTCGCTTATTTTTGGGAAGCACAAGGATAAGGATTTTTATAAGCTCAATGAAAGACTACAATGCATTTTAGAAGGCTGGCAGAGTTAATTACTTTCGATTGTCAAATACTGTTGGCACATAATCCTGATTCCTAAAACTATTGGAAACACAAAGCAAgatattaaattacaataaatttttcCAAAGTCAATTTCATACATAAGAtagtatttcttttaaaaaacaaaaaagaaacatcAAAACAGTGTACAATGATGATTTTGATGCAAATATCTATTAATAAGTTTCAATCAAGTAAAAATTTACACCGATTGCAAATTTTAATTGCAAAATCACAAAAACCATATTGGAGGCACCGATAAAATACTCTTATACTACGTAATTGGTATAAAGCAAAAAGCTTTCAGTAGCATCATTAGTTTATATTACAAAAAGTGCAAAAGAATGAAGTAAAAGGGGAAAGAAATTAGGAATGTCAATTTATCCCACATACCTCGAAAATCGCAGTGCATTGCCCCTAACGGGGtgatttttttctgaaaaatcgAGACTGTGAGATGGGTTCGGGATAAATCTTTAAGGCCTGAATTGGAGACGGGACAAGACCGGGGAATAAAGAACCTAGCCCAGACCCACCCcgtatatatttacttatttttttttttatatgtcttATATATTTggactattatatttttttaaaaatatattttattataattgtaaatttgaattttgatgtattttattatatttttattacattttagtcactttatttatattttatttataaaaaaattaatataaattttttaaaaaaattatatcaattattaaaaaaaaaaaaaatggaaaatcgcCCAATCTCCTCCCTGATTGAAAAATCCATGTTTCCATTCCGCCtctaaaaaaataggatgaaaaACTTCCAACGGACACAGAaacaagattttaaaaatcGATGCCACCCCACTCCATTTGACATTCCTAAAAGAAATTGGaaatataataacataaagTTTTCTTATTTCTAACTCTACTTAGTTTCTCGAATTAGTTGAAGTGGGGTTTATCATAGGTTCTGTAAAGACTATGACAGCACATCAAATCAACAGATTAACAGAAAAGATCCAGGAAACCACATTCCCATACAACTTACAGAGACATTGACCCCTTCAAGTTTAGAAGAAAACATAGATTCATCTCAATTTATCTTGCAAAAACCAAATTAGATGGTAAGaagaccaaaataaaattaaatggtaaAGAAAATGAACCAGATAAATAATTAACTTTTCTAGTCCTTTACTTAGTTCAGAAAGTGCCCCAAAAACCTTCTGAAAAGGATACGTATATTCTTCAAGAATGGTCGGCCACAAAACAACTACGAATCAAGAAAAAGCTCTTAAATTTCATCTGTTTTCATTTCGCAATTGGCTCAAATTACGACAAAAACCATAGTAGTAAAAAGGTTTTACATTTTGGAGGTCCGGTTGGGctgttctcttcttcttcaaatttttgtttgagcTTGTTGACGTCTAactctatttttttgttaatcaaaCTTTTATACCAATTGTTgtgatctttttattatttattagaaaaaaaaatacaaaatattgaaaaaaaatattatttctttttgaaaaattaatacacaaataaaacttttttaaaacctttatagaatctttaaaaaaattgtgttaTGTCTAATATGTATAATgtgatataaaattgaaaactaaacacctatttatatggttttaaaattgatttttttacagAAACAACTTACCTTAAACTTAATTAAGTGAATttaaaaaacaagtaaaaatCTTAACGGGTTAGGCTTTAGGAGAAGACTTGATCCAcactctcgctctctctcttttcACCGATGTCATGCTGTTTTTCCTACTGttagcttttttgtttttttttttttaattaattcctttgtgAAAATTGAGTGAAGGAAGAAAGCTTTTGACCAGAGAGCAAAATGGTCGGACTCAATATTACAATGGCCAACCTATGTTTCTAGGCCaagaacaatattatttatattgaatacAAGTAGAGTTAAAACACACAGAGATTCCAAGAATATGCTTTAAAGTAAAACACATCATGCTATACAGCTGTTTCTTGTACAACCCTTCGGTAAAACCAATTTTGCCATTTCTTAGAGAAGTGCAATCTCTCTGCTCACATTCCTCTCAAGTCCACGGCTCATAGGCTGTAGGAAGCAACTTTGgtctctgttttatttattttttttttaattttaaaatttttatggacatttaattatgaatattgAAGTGTGGTGAAGTGATGAATTTATGTGATGTCAAGTGGAATATGTTCAATTTTGATTTGTGAAACTTGATATATGATATGTGATTTGTGAAAGCTGATGAAAATATAAGCCGAGTTCAATTAGTTGGGTTAGCAAATGGGCCAAAAATCAAGTTCATATCTATGTTGTTTAAATTCAACTAACATAATAGTCACCATGGCAACAATAGTTGGTGTTCCTGCGGCACtaacaaaatagcaattagttgaaaatgattagagaaaaaaaaagataaagtagaatttgaattttaaaaactgaaaaaataaatatattataaatattttgatcatTTTAAATGTTTATGAGACTTGTTtttacattgaaaaaaaaaattgttcatttaattattatgaatctctcataattttttttttaataaattccaCATTATATTAAACCCGATCAAGATGCAAAGTTAACTATAATTACAAgttgtaaaaataaaacttagaaaaGTAGTGGCTGCCTAGTCAACTAGAGTAATGTGTTGCGTTTTAAAAGTAATCATAAAATACAGAAATTTTATAGTGAGGACGGTCTGCATAAGGACcgtgataattttttatagtattaatgataattttttaaaaaattattatcaatactataaaaaattcatCATCAATATTAAAGACCGTTCACATCATAAATAAACTGTTATAAAATAATGATGTGATTTTACATTTTGAACGCTACGACAGGAGGAGGAAAAAGTGTTCATTATTCTTATTGGTTAGAAAGCTCGAGGTTTTACCATATTtggtaattaaaaattaattaattatttataagcattttgaaatcatttttaaatgatgaattcaaaaaaaaaaaaaaattgtaatttaatatccttacaattataatacttaCAACTTTTTTGATAAAAGGTGAATCCTTACAACCACTTGTTTACATGCCAGGAGATAGAATATTGGCCCTTTTTTATCATTGAATAATTCATTTCTTCCAAAAAGTTGACGGGATCGATGAAAAGGTAATCTTCcacgcaattttttttttcttttttgcttttttttaatttttctattactttttctgaaaatttaattttaacggattttctttataaatttatttatttatttattttctttatcattgTGCCTCGTATCATCATCATCGTTTTTTTGGATAACGATCACGTTCAGATTCtcttcctattttattttattttatataaataatactaaaaacatcaaaaaaaaaaatctataaagatatattacaaataaagataaattattatttattaatttttatttatttacataatcAATATTGTGGAAGATTTACTTATACATGTTCAAATTATATTcgttttttattaataaaaataaaaatatttcatatccGTTTACTTGATAATCATTTtggtttttacttttaaaaaaaaaagaaaaaaaaaacatttggtaCCCAGATTTCTTGGTGCTCAACTGCTCATTAGCATTTAGCATTGCCTTTCAATACTCaaattttttgttctaaaatattttgaaaaccatttaaaaatgaGTCTAATGAATAATAAGAATTTGGCCTGATAACCATTCAAAGTAAGAACGATGGATATCCTtcatttaacataatttttatccTACCCAGATGAAAATATTAGTATTatgaaaatactaaaaatataattttttagaaatatcgatatcaaataaaatatcgataaaattataaaaatataaatatttaatttagaatataaatttttacctataaaataataatattaaaaaatattaaaaatataataattaaaatacaataataataataaaataatttttatatattaaaaattattataaataaaaatatataatatttattaacatcaaaatataaaaaaaattaataaataatactaaaacacataaaattcTGTAAAAGAATGTTCACTTTTATAATGGTTACTTTGCTCATAGTGAAAAAAATCTTTTagttctaaaaaaattaaaaattaaaaattaaaagaagaaccCACTTATGcatcaaagaaaaacaaacataaaaaaagcaATTAATTTAAGAGGAATTTGGCCCATTGTCCCTATTGGAAGGGCATTGAGAATATTTACGCATCAATTCATGAAacttttgttttatcttttaatatcgattatacatttaaaaaaattttaaaagacatacATATCTTTTTATGTTGAATTCTTGAAGgttttcatcgataattattGATGGACCGTTGTTAATCaactttatttgtaattttctcactttttttaaatttttaatggattattttgttcagaatcattaataaagttatatttaatatgttcttGGTAGAAACACATATTATCGAAGTTGTCAGATTGAATTGTGATAATTTGCTTCGAAAAAATTGGACAATTGTAAATTACCGATGAAAAACGTCAGTAATTTTTTCAGTGAGTACGTGGATACCTATATTGAATTAATGACggttttcattggtaattaccgatggaccATTGATAATTAACTATGTTTGTAATTTTATCACTTTTTTCAAACCTTTTATGGATTCTTTTGTTTAGAATCATTAACAAAGTTATATTTAGTATGTTACTgatggaaacacacattatcgaagttGTCAGATTAAATTATGGTGATTTgctttgaaataattaaataaatgtaaattGTCGACGGTCCATTGGTAGTTATTGATAAAAaccgttggtaatttttccaacaagtaCATGTAGACCTATATTGGATTAACAATGGTTTTCATTGATAATCaactttgtttgtaattttcttacttttttcaaaccttttatggatttttttgttcaagattattaataaaattatatttagcatgttcttgatGGAAACAATTATTGAATTTGTCGAATTCAATTGTGgttatttgttttgaaaaaattagacAAATGTAAATTACCGACAACTCATctgtaattatcgatgaaaaccatcggtaattttttcaacaaatacATAGAAACCTATAGTGGATTATCGATCGACCATTGGTAATCAACTTTGTTTGTAACTTTCTCACTTTTTCCAAACCTTGTATGGATTCTTTTATTCAccaataaagttatatttagcatgttattggtggAAACACATATTATTGACGTGGGCGaattgaattgtggtgatttgctttgaaaaagtAGGACAAATGGAAATTACCGACAGACCATCAGTAATTTTTCCAAGAACTATATAGAGACCTATACTGGGTTACCGATGGTTTTCATCGGTAATACCGATAGCTCAACGATAATTGtcgattttcaaatttttcaatTCAAATCACCACATTTCAATACAAATACAATGATAATGTGAATGTGGACGAAAAATATGCTTAATACAACTTTATGTAAAGtttaatataactattaaaattagataacaCAAAAAGTGtgtaaataaagcaaaaaaatcctaatttacTTGATTACTGATGGACCATCTGTATTACCGATTTTGTGCCATCGGTAATTGccaatcttttatttttcattttgaatgaTTACATTTCAATACACTTACTTTGATAATGTGTATTTATGGCgaaaataaatgattatttcCAACATAATTCTATGAACACATTATTCCCGCAATTTTTCGAAGGATTATCGATGGCTTCCATCGGTAATACCGATGGTCCGTGGCTAATAAACATTAAATGACATTTTTGCCCCTTTTcaagtctttttattttttcttcttttcatcattttatttttcattaaataatgTTACAATTAACATGTTATATGATGAAAATACATATTATAGAACAAATTATATGGAATTGTAGTGATTTGAATTGAATGTTTCCATCTATAATACCGAAAGCTTGTCGAGAATCAACAATAGTCGAGACTTTGGCACTTTTTTGCCTCTTTTTGTCACCACTTTTCTCCTTATTATGTTATAAGTACATAAATGAGATTGTAATGAACATTATAGAAGTTGTGTTGaattgaaattatttgttttggaaaatttaaatGAGAAGTTCTAGTTACACTGCAAAATAATGTTTAtacagttttaatttttttaatttcctaaacTACCTTTTTTCAGTATcttcatattttttctttttcttttttaaaaaatttctcttcCTACCCTATTCACTGTTGGCAACCATTGCTGCAGTCCTAATGTGCTCGACCGGGTATGTGACTCTGTATTCCACTCCACTTGTTCCCGGgccagacttttttttttttttttttttttaattctcttcCTACCCTATTCACTTTTGAGTTGCTACAACTTTTAGTTGTAAATCCAAGAAGCTCGAATTtagattccaaaaaaaaaatcatttttttttcttcgttttgGAATAATTTCTGGAAACCCACCTCAAGTAGAGAGCCTttgatgagttttttttttttatcatatatatatatatatattgaatatttttttcaataaagtttTGAATTTCTATGAGATAGGTTTTATCATCAAAAGAACAaatcacaaaaaaatttatcattttagaTCTTGAAATGGTGGATTAAAACTGCTTAAAAAGAGCATAACATGAGAAAGAActcaatatatttgaaaatccaTGCAAGGAGAcgatagaagaaaaaaatattttttaaaatatgtaaatggaaaaaaacaagaaaggtGAAGGGATTTAAGTCATTTCACATAAAAATAGAGTGTAAAAAGCAATTTGAGTCGTGTGAAAAGAAACTCAATTTAAACATGCCGAATGTCAATTGTAATACCGAATGGTTCCCCTTAGGCATCCATTGTGTATAGGTTTTCTATTCAAATTAACATTGAAAATGCAGATAAGCTTAAACTGACTGTTGTGAATAGTATTGTGTATGGTACAAGtttctctttgaatttatttaaaaaactaatgCGAAATTAGCAATTTAAGTGAGTTCTGAAAAATTCAGTTTCTGAATTGTATAAATTAGGCAAAGCAAGCTCCAAATGAACTTTTAAGGTGAAATATTTTTGCAGGACAGCATTTTAATGACTTCACTCTCCAAATCCAACCTGTCCATCTCCATTTTCCGCATTAAGGTGGATAAAGTGAAGTTGTGAATTCAgcataaaagtaaaaagaaaaggaatggaAAGCAAACTTTTTCATTGCTAATTTAAATTAACTTCCCCCGGACTTACAGCAaggaatataatgaaataacTGCATAAAGGAAAGACACTATGTTATACTGCTGAAGCATGTAAAAAAGATTCCACAGGTAACAGAGAGATtggttttataatttgataCCAGAAATAGTTATTTGAGGACTTTCCACAGAAGAATTAATTTGGTACCAGAAAGAGTTATTTGAGGACTTTCCATAGAAGAATCAGTCTTCAACTCCTGATAGCTCGCTCTCGGCTGTCATGACGATCACACAGATGGGAAATCTTTGTTGAGGTTGAACGGCCGTGAGTAGAACTCCTCGCTCCTTGTATCACCCTTGAAGACCGAAATTTGTCCCATCAATGTTTACCTCTGTCTTTCCTGATTCCACCATCCTTTTGATGCAAGTTATAGTCCAGGAAATAGGCCAAGCAGCCAGCAACAAATGCTTTCTATTGGAAAGGGACATTAATTATATCATTGAACTGCCAAGTACAGAATAACAAGGTTAAGTTAGTGGAGCTTATAACATACTATCATATGATCTTGATAGAAGCTCattaaaggttaaaaaaaattaggatctTCAAATACTTGGTTCATACCCATCTTCCACCAGTGTGAACTAGACCATAACCATTGGCTAGAGTGTATCCATTGAAATACTGTGGCACAGATAAACCCAAAAAGATACAGAAGCCTAGTATGAACTTTGTTCTGAAACTGTTGAGATTGCAAAAACGAAGAAAGCTAAGACCTCCAGAACCTACACATATTTGAACAATAAAACAGTACACCATTCAATTAGACCAAGTAAAGGAATCAGAAGTCTACATATGGAATGGTTAACTTGTTAAATCGGAGACATGTAACAACATAAGCAAAGAAAAGGCAATATAAAGCGACAATAATGGGTGCTAGGACTGAAGCAAAGAGCGCTCCAGAAATAATGTATAATAACGAGTATAATTTGTTTATGAAGTAATCAAATACAGAATGGTTtccatcataaaataaaaaggaaactaCTTACCAAGAATGGAGAAAAGATCATGAATCCAGCCGAAATCTGAACTACCCTTCGACTGCCAACATGTGTCAAGGCCAAAAGACCAGCATTCTTTCTGCTCAGGAAAAAAAGGTTCTCAGATAAAGGTGGAAATTCTGTGGTTTGgtaaaataaagtagaaagctaaagcatagatattaatttgaacattgttaCACAGATAATGAGGATCCATTAACAGTTCAAAACAAGCCGGAGATCAGAATGCCAACTCCCTGTGTGTAGAATGTACAATTATACAACAATGAAAGGAATTCAATGTTGACCTTAATTTGAAGGTCAGCAAATATGAACTGAACAAGAAGAATATAggtaataatattattgcacTACTTTGACCAATATAGGAACCAAATGGACCTCTAAAATTCAGAACATCTAAATTTTGTAGTCTGGCTAATGATGAAATGAGGAAAAGCAACATCTAAATTTCGAAGTGCATGTAAATGTTGATATCTGTTTATGCAATTTCAATTGCTTTACTCGTTTTTTCATATGAACACCTTATTTTACTTCATAGTGATTTTGCCTGTTTTCTTATATCTTTTCTAGGCTTTTTTCCCCCAAAAGTGTATGTATTTGTCAATACAATAGATACTAAAGTGGTGGCTAACTTCCAAAAAGCACAACTGATCCGCAGCCAAACAAAGGAACTCACACAAAATGTCTTCCTTACACAGCTCCCACAGTTATCCATTATTATCATACGTTAACCTATCATTGCATCTTTTAACATGAAGTACAGATGGAAATGATTCCACAACATCATAACTAGAGTTTGAGAAAGGTCTCACCAACAGTCTAGCTTTCTATAAATTCTGATCAAATTGTTTCTATATGG
This genomic interval carries:
- the LOC107427336 gene encoding nucleobase-ascorbate transporter 6 isoform X1 is translated as MFMSTGAFIAVSRFSSATMLRPSILSHGVGWQKECWSFGLDTCWQSKGSSDFGWIHDLFSILGSGGLSFLRFCNLNSFRTKFILGFCIFLGLSVPQYFNGYTLANGYGLVHTGGRWFNDIINVPFQ
- the LOC107427336 gene encoding nucleobase-ascorbate transporter 6 isoform X2 — its product is MLRPSILSHGVGWQKECWSFGLDTCWQSKGSSDFGWIHDLFSILGSGGLSFLRFCNLNSFRTKFILGFCIFLGLSVPQYFNGYTLANGYGLVHTGGRWFNDIINVPFQ